One genomic segment of Amycolatopsis sp. WQ 127309 includes these proteins:
- a CDS encoding DNA cytosine methyltransferase, translating to MTRASDDSSFEVVELCAGAGGQALGLDRAGFKHRLAVELDANAFQTLRTNIRGQIEINEEKRDIVQQGDVADPAVFDPEEHHEVALLAGGVPCPPFTIAGKQLGASDERDLFAWAVEQVDKVRPRALMLENVRGLSLPRFSGYRQYVLDRLAEFKYVAEWRLLNACDYGVPQLRPRFVLVAMQEEDAKYFKWPEPVAEQLTVSAAIADLMGADGWEGLEQWIKDADKIGPTIVGGSKKHGGADLGPTRAKRAWAELSVDAMGLADAPPASDARFRTEKNQAPGPKLTNEMVARIQGWLPGYEWTFTGRKTTRYRQIGNAFPPPVAEAVGTAIMKALKHEGKTVSRETSSHDPVYKVLQELGGYVPAEVIIKRAKLRNGVAELEERIAQLRRDFHVPYERASDSTLTYRLGEFKAFIGQEDHDRHEKFSQNRAKIS from the coding sequence ATGACCCGCGCATCCGACGACAGCTCCTTCGAAGTCGTCGAGCTGTGTGCAGGCGCAGGTGGCCAGGCCCTGGGCCTCGACCGAGCGGGGTTCAAGCACCGCCTGGCCGTCGAGCTCGACGCCAACGCCTTCCAGACCCTGCGGACGAACATCCGGGGGCAAATCGAGATCAACGAGGAAAAGCGCGACATCGTCCAGCAGGGCGACGTCGCCGACCCCGCTGTCTTCGACCCCGAAGAGCACCACGAGGTCGCATTGCTGGCCGGCGGAGTTCCCTGTCCCCCGTTCACGATCGCCGGAAAGCAGCTGGGCGCGAGCGACGAACGTGACCTCTTTGCCTGGGCCGTCGAGCAGGTCGACAAGGTCCGGCCGCGCGCCCTGATGCTCGAAAACGTACGCGGGCTCAGCTTGCCCCGCTTCTCGGGTTACCGGCAGTACGTCCTGGATCGCCTCGCCGAGTTCAAGTACGTCGCCGAGTGGCGGCTGCTCAACGCGTGCGACTACGGAGTCCCCCAGCTGCGCCCCCGGTTCGTCCTCGTCGCCATGCAGGAAGAGGACGCCAAGTACTTCAAGTGGCCAGAGCCGGTCGCCGAGCAGCTCACTGTCAGCGCCGCCATCGCTGACCTCATGGGCGCGGACGGCTGGGAAGGGCTCGAACAGTGGATAAAGGACGCTGACAAGATCGGCCCCACCATCGTCGGTGGTTCCAAAAAACATGGCGGCGCCGATCTGGGTCCGACCAGAGCCAAGCGTGCCTGGGCCGAGCTCAGCGTCGATGCGATGGGCCTCGCCGACGCCCCGCCGGCATCAGACGCCCGGTTCAGGACCGAAAAAAACCAAGCTCCTGGCCCGAAGCTGACGAACGAAATGGTAGCCCGCATCCAGGGCTGGCTTCCCGGATACGAGTGGACGTTCACCGGGCGGAAGACGACTCGCTACCGGCAGATCGGCAATGCCTTCCCTCCTCCGGTCGCCGAAGCCGTGGGAACGGCGATCATGAAGGCTCTCAAACACGAGGGCAAGACCGTTTCGCGCGAGACTTCGAGCCACGACCCCGTGTACAAGGTTCTGCAGGAGCTGGGGGGATACGTCCCCGCCGAGGTGATCATCAAGCGGGCCAAGCTTCGCAACGGGGTCGCCGAGCTGGAGGAACGTATTGCTCAGCTGCGCCGTGACTTCCACGTTCCCTACGAGCGGGCATCCGACTCGACCTTGACCTACCGGCTAGGTGAATTCAAGGCGTTCATCGGGCAGGAAGACCACGACCGTCACGAGAAGTTCAGCCAGAACCGGGCCAAGATCAGCTAG
- a CDS encoding very short patch repair endonuclease yields MPRRVTPPAAENEAKPKPYPAAANEGRSRNMKANRRTDTKPEVTLRKALHRLGYRYRKDLPIVLDAVRVRPDIVFTSRKVAIFVDGCFWHVCPQHGRQPTSNEWYWTPKLRRNVDRDKLVTGALEEAGWQVVRIWEHVPLPDAVTAVENAIT; encoded by the coding sequence ATGCCGCGCCGTGTAACGCCCCCGGCAGCTGAGAACGAGGCGAAGCCGAAGCCCTACCCTGCTGCCGCGAACGAGGGCCGATCTCGCAACATGAAAGCCAACCGGCGAACCGACACGAAGCCCGAGGTGACTCTTCGTAAAGCGCTGCATCGGCTCGGTTACCGGTATCGCAAGGACTTGCCGATCGTGCTCGATGCCGTACGAGTCCGCCCTGACATCGTCTTCACCAGCCGCAAAGTCGCCATCTTCGTTGATGGCTGTTTCTGGCACGTCTGCCCCCAGCACGGCAGGCAACCGACGAGCAACGAGTGGTATTGGACGCCGAAGCTCCGGCGTAACGTCGACCGCGACAAGCTGGTCACCGGCGCGCTCGAGGAGGCTGGCTGGCAAGTGGTGCGGATTTGGGAGCACGTGCCGCTGCCAGACGCCGTCACGGCTGTCGAGAACGCGATCACGTAG
- a CDS encoding transcriptional regulator: protein MIKDYGRPPRSDENQSLIERRLKEVTETGGPRETQTVDWRGGQAHLDVIQLPAGDLYYNPATHRIRAQRSHDPQLDQLVDEDPWSSESQDYLGYLLQALPADPSRTDPTFTELLESLREYDQTEPGLITRDGVLVNGNTRRAAMLKMGGPQQPIRVAVLPESCDWEDIRDVELSLQLRKEHRRDYSYINRLLAIDELVNQGLPIGKIAAIFRSTVPACKQDQWVFACIKSMIERSEVNGHRIPLVAFEDHQEKLKELHRRYQKDLSANGERAELTKESRLAAIMLGFSKTDVRFIESDFQSRYLDKALPVELRPEPAPATVAIPGLGVSVKGASDEVAAARELTNTVLKARTVEITHTSGYAGEPVEEAAELKEAMDQAIERAGRQIQLRKRKQAAPDRLNSATAEIDQCITELVMSRASRALDEEAFNDALLSFRRSLRGLAVETSRTVEEQNEGVAWLRQILELES, encoded by the coding sequence ATGATCAAGGATTATGGTCGGCCGCCCCGGTCTGACGAGAACCAGTCCCTTATCGAGCGTCGCCTCAAGGAAGTCACCGAGACCGGCGGCCCGCGTGAGACGCAGACTGTCGACTGGCGGGGCGGCCAAGCCCACCTGGATGTCATCCAGCTGCCCGCCGGCGACCTCTACTACAACCCGGCGACCCATCGCATTCGCGCACAGCGAAGTCATGATCCGCAGCTCGACCAGCTGGTCGACGAGGATCCCTGGAGCAGTGAGAGCCAGGACTACCTCGGGTATCTCCTGCAGGCGCTGCCGGCAGATCCCAGCAGGACCGATCCGACCTTCACTGAGCTGCTGGAAAGCCTTCGCGAGTACGATCAGACCGAACCAGGCCTGATCACGCGAGACGGCGTGCTGGTGAACGGCAACACGCGCCGGGCCGCAATGCTGAAGATGGGCGGGCCACAGCAACCCATCAGGGTTGCTGTGCTGCCGGAGTCCTGTGACTGGGAGGACATCCGGGACGTCGAGCTGTCCCTTCAGCTCAGGAAAGAGCACCGCCGCGACTACTCCTACATCAACCGGCTGCTGGCCATCGACGAGCTGGTTAACCAGGGCCTGCCGATCGGGAAGATCGCCGCGATCTTCCGGAGCACCGTGCCGGCCTGCAAGCAGGACCAGTGGGTCTTCGCCTGCATCAAGTCGATGATCGAACGCAGCGAGGTGAACGGGCACCGCATTCCGCTCGTGGCGTTCGAAGATCACCAGGAGAAACTGAAGGAACTGCACAGGCGCTACCAGAAGGACCTGTCAGCGAACGGTGAGCGTGCGGAGCTGACCAAGGAGTCGCGGCTCGCGGCGATCATGCTCGGCTTCTCGAAGACCGATGTCCGTTTCATCGAGTCGGACTTCCAGTCGCGTTACCTGGACAAAGCTCTGCCCGTGGAACTCAGGCCCGAGCCGGCGCCGGCGACGGTGGCCATTCCAGGTTTGGGTGTCTCGGTGAAGGGCGCATCGGACGAGGTGGCAGCCGCCCGTGAACTGACGAACACCGTGCTCAAGGCGCGCACAGTCGAGATCACGCACACCAGCGGATACGCGGGTGAGCCGGTCGAGGAAGCTGCGGAGCTCAAGGAAGCGATGGACCAGGCCATCGAGCGGGCCGGACGCCAGATACAGCTCCGAAAGCGCAAGCAGGCTGCGCCGGACCGGCTGAATTCCGCAACGGCGGAGATTGATCAATGCATCACGGAGCTGGTTATGTCGCGCGCGTCCCGGGCACTCGACGAGGAAGCGTTCAATGATGCGCTTCTGAGCTTCCGCCGAAGCCTGCGCGGCCTCGCTGTCGAGACGTCCCGGACGGTCGAGGAGCAGAACGAAGGGGTTGCGTGGCTGCGCCAGATCCTCGAACTGGAGTCCTGA
- a CDS encoding DEAD/DEAH box helicase, with protein MEETGSSLVIGFDLTRTQAKLQTVGQFRENLAGLLAAFPNGQMTERLVALIPIDEFIGSVEALAEWPAPESVVWEDSFRNLVMEMISDAERSERLLDGEEDDLVVREDEVVDQLEPGWSGDLTPFQRRDVAKLVSLGHGANFSVPGAGKTRVALAAFSAFRRRRRVRRLLVVCPKSAYEAWQEEGEKCFADTLDVQVYDGRSSLSADVLLVNYERLDRSQGIITGWLQEAPTMMILDEAHRMKLGSAGVYGAACMALGPLSMIRMILTGTPAPNGPRDLESLMAFVWPGRGRRVVTNAIDGGNLIHASRVLKPLYTRTTKKELGLPPVSLSMRMVDLPPLHREIYDAIVGRFSARAERSRSGFDALGRTVLRLIMAATSPALLAEGASKYEPLSLQVPPLEVPPNDPLHLLLGSLSEYEMPPKYQEVLAIVKENAERKRKTLVWASFIRSISTLEVLLADFQPAVVHGGTVDREEQIEAFRNDPDCAVLISNPATLGEGISLHQVCHDAVYVDRDFQAGRFLQSLDRIHRLGLAPDTETRITVLATRGTVDEIVAMRLGEKLEFMGKLLDDAAVQQLGDPFEEPSVVAGMDSADVNALLTHVRKPDAS; from the coding sequence GTGGAAGAAACCGGTTCTAGCCTGGTCATCGGGTTCGACCTGACCCGGACACAGGCGAAGCTGCAGACCGTAGGCCAGTTCCGGGAGAACCTCGCTGGCCTTCTTGCTGCTTTCCCAAACGGCCAGATGACAGAGCGTCTTGTTGCGCTGATCCCGATCGACGAGTTCATCGGAAGTGTCGAGGCGCTGGCCGAGTGGCCAGCGCCGGAGTCGGTCGTCTGGGAGGATTCGTTCCGGAATCTGGTCATGGAGATGATCAGTGACGCGGAACGGTCGGAACGTCTCCTCGACGGTGAGGAAGACGACCTCGTCGTCCGCGAAGACGAGGTCGTCGACCAGCTCGAGCCAGGCTGGTCTGGCGACCTCACGCCGTTCCAGCGGCGAGACGTGGCAAAGCTCGTTTCGCTCGGCCATGGTGCGAACTTCAGCGTTCCCGGCGCGGGTAAGACCCGCGTGGCTCTGGCGGCGTTTTCTGCTTTTCGCCGGCGCCGCCGCGTACGGCGTCTGCTCGTCGTCTGCCCGAAATCGGCGTACGAGGCGTGGCAGGAAGAGGGCGAGAAGTGCTTCGCCGACACGCTCGATGTCCAGGTCTACGACGGCAGGTCGTCGTTGTCCGCGGACGTGCTGCTGGTGAACTACGAGCGCCTGGATCGATCGCAAGGGATCATCACCGGCTGGCTGCAGGAGGCGCCGACGATGATGATCCTGGACGAAGCGCACCGCATGAAGCTCGGGAGCGCCGGCGTATACGGAGCCGCGTGCATGGCCTTGGGCCCACTCAGCATGATCAGGATGATCCTTACCGGTACGCCCGCCCCGAACGGTCCCCGAGATCTCGAAAGCTTGATGGCTTTCGTGTGGCCTGGCCGCGGGAGGCGCGTGGTCACCAACGCGATCGACGGCGGCAATCTGATCCATGCCAGCCGTGTGCTCAAACCTCTGTACACCAGGACCACCAAGAAAGAACTCGGTCTGCCGCCGGTGTCGTTGAGCATGCGCATGGTCGACCTCCCTCCGCTGCACCGGGAGATCTACGACGCCATCGTCGGGCGGTTCTCTGCCAGGGCTGAGCGGAGCAGGTCCGGTTTTGATGCGCTCGGCCGGACTGTGCTGAGGTTGATCATGGCTGCGACGAGCCCGGCGCTCCTGGCCGAGGGGGCTTCCAAGTACGAACCGCTGTCACTTCAGGTTCCGCCGCTGGAGGTCCCGCCCAACGATCCGCTGCACCTGCTGCTCGGATCACTTTCCGAGTACGAGATGCCGCCGAAGTATCAAGAGGTGCTGGCAATCGTGAAGGAAAACGCCGAGCGGAAGCGGAAAACACTGGTGTGGGCCAGCTTTATCCGCTCCATCAGCACCCTCGAAGTTCTTCTAGCCGACTTCCAACCGGCTGTCGTGCACGGAGGCACCGTCGATCGTGAGGAACAGATCGAAGCTTTCCGCAACGACCCAGACTGTGCGGTGCTCATTTCCAACCCAGCAACTCTGGGTGAAGGCATCAGCCTGCACCAGGTCTGCCACGACGCTGTCTACGTCGACCGCGACTTCCAGGCCGGCCGGTTCCTGCAGAGCTTGGATCGTATCCACCGGCTAGGTTTGGCGCCTGACACGGAAACCCGGATAACCGTTCTGGCGACGCGCGGAACCGTCGACGAGATCGTGGCGATGAGGCTCGGGGAGAAGCTCGAGTTCATGGGCAAGCTTCTCGACGACGCTGCTGTCCAGCAGCTCGGCGACCCGTTCGAGGAGCCGTCCGTTGTCGCGGGCATGGACTCTGCGGACGTCAATGCGCTGCTCACCCACGTCCGGAAGCCGGACGCTAGCTGA